In Aspergillus oryzae RIB40 DNA, chromosome 6, one genomic interval encodes:
- a CDS encoding aldo/keto reductase (aldo/keto reductase family proteins) has protein sequence MASNSIPNTPRVKLNDNVSIPILGYGTGTAWYKQAGDDSVNRELVEAIKTAIRLGYRHLDGAEVYGTEAELGVAIKESGIPREELFVTTKVITNIADIPSAIDQSLRKLQLNYVDLYLIHSPFFAKSDGELQQAWAAMEKVQQAGKAKAIGVSNYHQSHLEATLKTAVIAPVINQIEHHPYLQQEELLRFQREKDIKIASYGPLTPILRAPGGPVDPKVSELAAKYKVTEGEVLLRWSIDRGDVAVTTSSKESRLQEFLQVLTFQLTPEEVREISQLGQGRHYRAFWRKQHGEE, from the exons ATGGCGAGTAACTCGATTCCCAACACACCACGTGTGAAACTTAATGACAATGTGTCTATACCAATT CTTGGTTACGGCACCGGCACGGCCTGGTACAAACAGGCCGGGGACGATTCGGTCAATCGCGAACTAGTGGAAGCAATCAAGACCGCAATTCGCCTTGGATACCGTCACTTGGATGGCGCCGAAGTCTATGGCACCGAAGCTGAGCTGGGTGTAGCAATTAAAGAGAGCGGAATTCCACGCGAGGAACTCTTCGTCACAACGAAGGTGATTACGAACATTGCCGATATCCCAAGCGCCATTGACCAGAGTTTGCGAAAGCTTCAACTGAATTATGTGGACTT ATACCTGATCCATTCACCTTTCTTCGCGAAGAGTGACGGCGAACTGCAACAGGCATGGGCAGCCATGGAAAAGGTCCAACAAGCTGGAAAGGCCAAAGCGATCGGTGTATCGAATTACCACCAGTCCCACCTGGAGGCCACACTTAAAACTGCGGTTATTGCACCCGTCATCAACCAAATCGAGCACCACCCCTATCTGCAGCAGGAGGAGCTGCTCCGCTTTCAGCGGGAAAAAGATATCAAGATAGCGAGCTATGGTCCCTTGACTCCCATTCTGCGTGCGCCTGGAGGACCAGTGGATCCGAAGGTGTCTGAACTAGCTGCGAAGTACAAGGTCACCGAAGGGGAAGTTCTCCTGAGGTGGTCCATCGACCGTGGAGATGTGGCAGTCACCACGAGTAGCAAGGAATCTCGACTACAGGAATTCCTTCAAGTGCTTACATTTCAGCTGACCCCGGAAGAGGTGAGAGAAATATCTCAGCTTGGCCAGGGGCGGCATTACCGAGCCTTTTGGCGAAAGCAGCATGGAGAGGAGTAA
- a CDS encoding lytic polysaccharide monooxygenase auxiliary activity family 9 protein (predicted protein) codes for MSFSKVAIVLLASLSLVAGHGYVSSIEVDGTTYGGYLVDTYYYESDPPQLIAWSTNATDDGYVAPTAYDSSDIICHRGSAPGALSAPVAPGGTVKMTWNTWPDDHHGPVITYLAKCSGSCSDVDKTSLEFFKIDAGGLIDDTDVPGTWATDQLIDDSFSRSITIPTDIEAGYYVLRHEIIALHDAENPDGAQNYPQCINLQVTGSGTATPSGTLGTALYKDTDPGIYVDIWQSISSYTIPGPALYTAGSTATATAAAVTTITPTTPAAITSPPAEVAVEMSVAAEPSIPSQTTQIAFSTTTTATEDVASTASSASSVSSTTSGVLSGSCSEEGAWYCNGGTAFQRCVNGQWDASQNMADGTACTAGISDNLTISAAKVRRDTRLLRHRRAHGHSK; via the coding sequence ATGTCTTTCTCCAAAGTAGCAATTGTGCTGCTGGCCTCACTTTCGCTGGTCGCGGGTCACGGCTATGTATCGAGTATTGAGGTGGATGGTACCACTTATGGTGGCTATCTGGTCGATACCTACTACTACGAGTCCGACCCCCCGCAGCTCATCGCCTGGTCCACCAATGCCACTGATGATGGCTATGTCGCCCCTACTGCGTATGATAGCTCCGACATCATCTGTCATCGTGGCTCTGCGCCTGGTGCGCTCTCCGCTCCGGTAGCTCCTGGTGGAACTGTCAAAATGACCTGGAACACCTGGCCCGACGATCACCATGGCCCGGTCATTACCTACCTGGCCAAGTGCAGTGGCTCTTGCTCTGACGTCGACAAAACTTCCCTGgagttcttcaagatcgatgCTGGGGGCTTGATCGATGACACGGACGTCCCCGGCACATGGGCTACGGATCAATTGATTGATGACAGCTTTAGTCGCAGCATCACTATCCCCACTGACATCGAGGCGGGCTACTATGTCCTTCGTCACGAGATTATTGCCCTTCATGACGCCGAGAATCCGGATGGGGCTCAGAATTATCCCCAGTGCATCAACCTGCAAGTCACCGGCAGTGGTACCGCAACGCCCAGTGGTACCCTGGGTACTGCCCTTTACAAGGACACTGACCCTGGTATCTACGTCGATATCTGGCAAAGTATCAGCTCCTATACCATTCCTGGCCCAGCTCTCTACACCGCTGGGAGCACCGCTACTGCAACTGCCGCTGCTGTTACCACTATCACCCCAACCACTCCCGCAGCAATCACCAGCCCTCCCGCCGAGGTTGCGGTCGAGATGAGCGTCGCCGCAGAACCGTCTATCCCGTCCCAGACGACTCAGATCGCCTTTTCGACTACGACTACAGCGACTGAGGATGTCGCTAGCACGGCCTCTTCCGCCTCTTCCGTCTCTTCTACTACCTCGGGTGTGCTGAGTGGTTCTTGCAGTGAAGAAGGTGCCTGGTACTGCAACGGCGGCACAGCCTTCCAGCGCTGCGTGAACGGGCAGTGGGATGCATCACAAAACATGGCTGATGGCACCGCATGCACGGCCGGTATTTCCGACAACCTGACTATTTCTGCTGCCAAGGTACGCCGCGACACCCGTCTCCTTCGCCATCGTCGCGCCCACGGTCATAGCAAGTAG